One Mucilaginibacter ginkgonis genomic region harbors:
- a CDS encoding phosphatidate cytidylyltransferase, translating to MRTRAITGVLFVLVMIASVLAGAPTFGFFYLMLSLLCLKEFNKLSKQAGNKPNEVLGYVNCVVIYAAFALLNYKASLPNPGDFTFQVNKFFFILPVTLGGIFVAELFKTNDKPFANIGFTFLGIIFATLPWSFFHALAYAGNGFNNHIPMAFLIMLWSNDTGAYLSGRWLGRTKLFERHSPKKTWEGFFGGVLIAAIAGYVLSIFFTELTWNVWVSMAVIIGCVGTLGDLVESMFKRSLNIKDSGGILPGHGGLLDRFDGLLLAAPVVYSYLYFISNS from the coding sequence ATGAGGACGCGTGCTATAACCGGTGTTTTATTTGTATTAGTGATGATCGCTTCGGTTTTGGCCGGTGCACCAACTTTCGGCTTCTTCTATCTTATGCTGTCTCTATTATGCCTGAAAGAGTTTAATAAGCTTAGTAAACAAGCGGGCAACAAACCTAACGAGGTATTAGGTTACGTAAATTGTGTGGTGATATATGCCGCGTTCGCATTGCTGAATTATAAGGCATCTTTACCAAACCCGGGTGATTTCACGTTTCAGGTAAACAAGTTCTTTTTCATCCTCCCGGTGACCTTAGGCGGCATCTTTGTCGCGGAGTTATTTAAAACGAATGACAAACCATTTGCCAATATTGGCTTTACCTTTTTAGGGATCATATTCGCGACACTGCCCTGGAGCTTTTTCCACGCGCTTGCATATGCAGGTAATGGCTTTAATAATCACATCCCGATGGCATTTCTCATCATGCTTTGGAGCAACGACACAGGAGCTTACCTGAGTGGCAGATGGCTTGGCCGTACAAAACTATTCGAGCGCCATTCGCCTAAGAAAACCTGGGAAGGCTTCTTTGGTGGCGTGCTGATAGCGGCAATTGCGGGTTATGTGTTAAGCATATTTTTTACAGAACTAACATGGAACGTGTGGGTATCTATGGCGGTGATCATCGGCTGTGTAGGGACGTTGGGAGACCTTGTTGAGTCGATGTTTAAACGCAGCCTGAACATCAAAGACAGTGGCGGCATATTGCCCGGGCATGGCGGCTTGCTTGATAGGTTTGATGGCTTACTGCTTGCTGCCCCGGTTGTGTACTCATACCTGTACTTTATTTCAAATTCGTAA
- a CDS encoding phosphatidylserine decarboxylase family protein gives MTIHKEGYTSIALTVLFIFVLNAVIQFYFPQAMALKWFIYILSALLFVIILQFFRSPFFDIPTDETKVLCPADGKVVVIEETDETEVLNDRRLQISVFMSPINVHVNRNPISGVIKYFKYHPGKYLVAWHPKSSTENERTTIMTENSNGTPVLFRQIAGALARRIVWYVKEGDEVAQGQEFGFIKFGSRVDIFLPLGTKVNVNIGDVVKGGRTILAELAE, from the coding sequence ATGACCATACATAAAGAAGGATATACCTCGATAGCACTTACGGTGCTTTTCATATTTGTACTTAACGCGGTAATACAATTTTATTTTCCGCAGGCAATGGCCTTAAAATGGTTTATTTATATACTGTCGGCATTATTATTTGTCATCATTCTGCAGTTTTTCCGCAGTCCGTTCTTTGACATCCCGACAGACGAGACCAAGGTACTTTGCCCTGCTGACGGCAAAGTGGTAGTGATCGAAGAAACTGACGAAACAGAAGTTTTAAATGATCGCAGGCTGCAGATCTCTGTATTCATGTCTCCTATAAATGTGCACGTTAACCGCAACCCTATAAGCGGTGTGATCAAGTATTTTAAGTATCACCCCGGTAAGTACCTGGTAGCATGGCACCCAAAATCATCTACCGAAAATGAGCGTACAACCATTATGACCGAGAATAGCAACGGAACGCCGGTACTATTCCGCCAGATAGCCGGAGCTTTAGCACGGCGCATTGTTTGGTATGTAAAAGAAGGCGATGAAGTTGCACAAGGTCAGGAGTTTGGCTTTATTAAATTTGGTTCTCGGGTAGATATTTTCTTACCTTTAGGTACCAAGGTAAACGTAAACATTGGCGATGTGGTAAAGGGTGGACGTACCATCCTTGCCGAATTAGCCGAATAA